A region from the Mustela erminea isolate mMusErm1 chromosome 2, mMusErm1.Pri, whole genome shotgun sequence genome encodes:
- the NPY2R gene encoding neuropeptide Y receptor type 2, translating into MGPVGAEPDENQTVEEMKVEKYHPRQTTPRGELAHDPEPELIDSTMLIEVRIILILAYCSIILLGVIGNSLVIHVVIKFKSMRTVTNFFIANLAVADLLVNTLCLPFTLTYTLMGEWKMGLVLCHLVPYAQGLAVQVSTITLTVIALDRHRCIVYHLESKISKRISFLIIGLAWGISALLASPLAIFREYSLIEIIPDFEIMVCTEKWPGEEKNIYGTVYSLSSLLILYLLPLGIISFSYTRIWSKLKNHVSPGAANDHYHQRRQKTTKMLVCVVVVFAVSWLPLHAFQLAVDIDNQVLDLKEYKLIFTVFHIIAMCSTFANPLLYGWMNSNYRKAFLAAFRCEQRLDAIHSEVSVTCKTKKNLEVKKNIGPHDSFTEATNV; encoded by the coding sequence ATGGGCCCAGTAGGTGCAGAGCCTGATGAGAACCAGACAGTGGAAGAAATGAAGGTAGAGAAATATCATCCAAGGCAAACCACTCCCAGAGGTGAGCTGGCCCACGACCCTGAGCCAGAGCTGATAGACAGCACCATGCTGATTGAGGTACGGATTATCCTCATATTAGCCTACTGCTCCATCATCTTGCTTGGGGTCATTGGAAACTCTCTGGTGATTCACGTGGTGATCAAATTCAAGAGCATGCGCACTGTAACCAACTTTTTCATTGCCAATCTGGCGGTGGCAGATCTTCTGGTAAACACCTTGTGCTTGCCATTCACTCTGACCTACACCTTAATGGGGGAGTGGAAAATGGGTCTCGTCCTATGCCACCTGGTACCCtatgcccagggcctggcagtACAAGTGTCCACCATCACCTTGACAGTAATTGCCCTGGACCGACACCGTTGCATTGTCTACCACCTGGAGAGCAAGATCTCCAAGAGAATTAGCTTCCTGATTATCGGCCTGGCCTGGGGCATCAGCGCCCTGCTGGCCAGCCCCCTGGCCATCTTCCGCGAGTATTCACTGATTGAAATTATTCCTGACTTTGAGATCATGGTCTGTACAGAGAAGTGGCCCGGCGAGGAGAAGAACATCTATGGCACGGTCTACAGTCTTTCTTCCTTGTTAATCCTGTATCTTTTGCCTCTGGGCATCATCTCCTTCTCCTACACTCGTATCTGGAGTAAACTTAAGAACCACGTGAGCCCTGGAGCTGCCAATGATCACTACCACCAGCGAAGGCAGAAAACCACCAAGATGCTGGTGTGTGTGGTCGTGGTGTTTGCGGTCAGCTGGTTGCCTCTCCACGCGTTCCAGCTTGCTGTGGACATTGACAACCAAGTCCTCGACCTGAAGGAGTACAAGCTCATCTTCACCGTGTTCCACATCATTGCCATGTGCTCCACCTTTGCCAACCCCCTCCTCTATGGCTGGATGAACAGCAACTATAGAAAGGCTTTCCTCGCAGCCTTCCGCTGTGAGCAGAGGCTGGATGCCATTCACTCTGAGGTGTCCGTGACATGCAAGActaaaaagaatctggaagtgaAAAAGAACATTGGCCCCCATGACTCTTTCACGGAGGCTACCAACGTTTAA
- the LOC116584414 gene encoding uncharacterized protein LOC116584414: MIDQPWDPKRPLEGPQGQVQLRCVLPDGAGPSAPRGATRRGAAARRPPGTRAAGSWRCSALPRTSAARRARAPHCAAHSSRPASQVTPSVILWACAAPQPPFPSTNPSLCSPLLSFAVRSSWSRGSPNWPGKSRRRKRLWGAHPASDEGAAVPGAARARGDLGLAGGRCRGAEVGSWTRGEPQKNATQLCQGQTLGTLARGWSAGRWCSSNWADAVLPREDLSQGYNQDGG, translated from the exons ATGATTGACCAGCCCTGGGATCCGAAGAGGCCACTGGAAGGTCCCCAGGGGCAAGTCCAGTTGCGCTGCGTCCTTCCCGACGGTGCAGGACCGTCAGCGCCACGCGGAGCCACGCGGAGAGGGGCGGCAGCGCGGCGTCCACCCGGCACCCGAGCCGCCGGGAGCTGGCGCTGCTCAGCTCTGCCGCGGACCTCTGCGGCCAGGCGCGCTCGGGCACCGCACTGCGCCGCGCACAGCAGCAGG CCCGCTTCCCAGGTGACCCCAAGTGTGATACTCTGGGCGTGTGCAGCACCCCAacctcctttcccttccacaAACCCCTCCCTTTGCTCTCCGCTCCTCAGTTTCGCGGTAAGAAGCTCCTGGAGTCGGGGTTCACCAAATTGGCCAGGGAAAAGTCGAAGGCGAAAGCGACTGTGGGGCGCCCACCCAGCCTCGGACGAGGGTGCAGCGGTCCCTGGTGCAGCGCGAGCAAGAGGAGACCTCGGGCTTGCAGGGGGCCGATGCCGAG GAGCAGAGGTAGGGAGCTGGACCCGCGGAGAACCACAGAAAAACGCCACACAGTTGTGCCAAGGACAAACCCTGGGTACCCTCGCCCGGGGCTGGAGCGCAGGGCGCTGGTGCTCCTCTAACTGGGCGGACGCTGTGCTCCCGCGAGAAG